The genomic DNA GGCGCGCCAGGCGTTGCTGATCTCCAGCGCGGGCGTGACGATGAACGACTCCTCGTGCGCATAGTCGATCGAGGGCCAGATGATCAGCACCAGGAATGCGACCGAGGCCGCGATGGCAAAGGCGTCGAGCATGGCGCGCGTCGATGGCTGCACCTTCTGCAGCAGCGCCGTCATGCGCATGTGCTCGCCCCGCCGCAGCGCCACCACCGCGCCCAGCATCGAGAGCCACAGGAAGAGGATCGACGCGAGTTCGTCCGACCACACCAGCGGTGCATGGAACACATAGCGCGACACCACGCCCGCGAACAGCACGCAGATCTCGGCCAGCACCAGCAGCGCGGCCACGGCTTCGACCACGCCGCCCAGCACGCGGTCGGCGCGCCCGGCCAGGCCGCTCAGCGCGTTGGCGGATGGTCCGGCGCCCACGAACGGGGCCGCCTCGAAAGTGGATTCATGCACCATGGACGCTCAGGCCAGCTTGCCGACGGCGCCTTCGAGCAGCGCCCACGCCTCGGGGCCGAAGCGGCCTTTCCACTCGCCGTAGAAGCCCGATTCGCGCAGCTTGGCGCGAAAGCTCTCGGCCACCGGGCGGTTGATGCTGAGACCCTTGGCCTGCAGGTCGCCGACCACCGATTCATTGAGTTTCTTGATGTCTTCGCGCTGCTGCATGCCGGCGTCGTTGATCGCGCGCGCCACGATGGTCTTGAGGTCGTCGGGCAATGCTTCCCAGGCGCGGCCGTTGGCAACGAACCAGTAGCCGTCCCAGATGTGGTTGGTGAGCGAGCAGAACTTCTGTACCTCGAACAGCTTGGCCACCTGGATGATCGGCAGCGGATTTTCCTGCGCATCGACGATCTTGGTCTGCAGCGCGGAATACACCTCGCTGAACTGCAGGCTCGCGGGCGCGGCGCCCAGGCCCTTGAACATCGAGATCGACAGCGGGCTCACGGGCACGCGGATCTTCAGGCCGTCCATGTCCTTGGCATTGGTGACCGGCGCCTTGCTGCTGGTGGTCTGGCGAAAGCCGTTGTCCCACATCTTCTCGAAGGCGTAGAGGCGCGACTTGGCAATGGCGCCGCGCACATGGGCGCCGAGCTTGCCGTCCATCGCGCCCCACACCTGGCCGTAGTCGTTGAACGCGAAGCCCACCGCGTTGATGGCGGCCACCGGCACCAGCGTGGCAATCACCAGTGCCGAGGGCGTGAAGAACTCGATGCCGCCCGAGCGCACCTGCGCCAGCATGTCGGTGTCGCCGCCGAGCTGGTTGTTGGGGAAGATCTTGATCTCGACCCGGCCCTTGCTTTCCTTGGCAATGCGGTCGGCCGCCTCCTGCGCGCGGATGTTCAGCGGATGGCTGAGCGGCAGGTTGTTGCCGTACTTGTACGAGAACTCCGCGGCGCGCGCGATGCGCGGCACGGCCGACACGATGCCGGCGGCGGGGAGGGCGGAAAGCGTGCGCAAGGCACTGCGGCGGGTCAGCAAGGTCATGTTTTGTCTCCAGGATCTTCGGAATGCGGTTGATGCAATCTGATGCACCATTGGATTCGAGCCACAGCGAAGATAAAAGGATGCATGATCCGGGTCAAACTCGATCTTGATGGTTTTTGATGTATGCGGGATAACCCTTCAACCGATGCGCGGCGCGCCCGCGTGGTCGACATCGCACGGGCCGCGCAGGTGTCGACCGCTACCGTCGACCGCGTGCTCAACCGCCGCCCCGGCGTGCGCGACGCCACGGTGCAGCGCGTGCTCAAGGCCGCGGGCGAGCTCGACTACCTGCCGGGCCCCGAGCTCTATGCCGCGCTCACGCCGCCGCCGCTCAGGCTGGTGTTCCTGCTGCCGGCCGGCACCAACCGCTTCATCCGCATGCTGGGCGACATGGTGGGCTATTCGCAGGAGCACTGGGCGCCGTTCAACGTGCAGTGCCGCACGGTGTTCATCGAGAGCTTCAACCCGCACGAGCTGGCCGATGCACTGCGCCGCCATGGCCAGCGCTGCGAC from Variovorax sp. V93 includes the following:
- a CDS encoding TRAP transporter substrate-binding protein, translating into MTLLTRRSALRTLSALPAAGIVSAVPRIARAAEFSYKYGNNLPLSHPLNIRAQEAADRIAKESKGRVEIKIFPNNQLGGDTDMLAQVRSGGIEFFTPSALVIATLVPVAAINAVGFAFNDYGQVWGAMDGKLGAHVRGAIAKSRLYAFEKMWDNGFRQTTSSKAPVTNAKDMDGLKIRVPVSPLSISMFKGLGAAPASLQFSEVYSALQTKIVDAQENPLPIIQVAKLFEVQKFCSLTNHIWDGYWFVANGRAWEALPDDLKTIVARAINDAGMQQREDIKKLNESVVGDLQAKGLSINRPVAESFRAKLRESGFYGEWKGRFGPEAWALLEGAVGKLA